TGACTGCCAAAGCTAAGGGCAGAGTCATCATCCTCAAGTGAGTTCTGCTCTTCACTGTCACGGCCAAAATCAGtacacttcctctcctctttgcctCTGTCGTTTTGTCTCCCTCCTTTCGtaacctcctcctctcactttgACCTCTAGCAACTGGGAAATGTGTGCCGACATGTTGGCCACCTTTGAGGAGACTCCTGACCCTGCCAAGTTTAGGATGAAGTACTGGGGAGCTGCATCTTACCTGCAGACTGGAAGTAAGTTGGGGAACATTTACACCTGAACAGGACCTAGTTTGAAAAATTCTGACTTGAAGTTATTAATTTCTGGGTTTGACAATTAATTAAAGGCAACTAATGTATGATCAGGGACCTTATTAGCATAACCTTTTGTCATAGGCAGTTGGCATTCTCTGATACAGTATTACAGAAGGGGTTGTTGACCCTTAGATTTAATGTAATCACTACCATCAGCACTTGGTTATCTGTGACTCTGACCCTGGTAAGGATAGCTGTGATTAATTGTACTGTCATAAAATTCTCAGCTCCTTTTAATGTTAAAGGGAAATCCACCTACATTTTAACTGAGACAGTAGCATTTATCTtgtgaacaaaaaaatgtaatctagcatacttcattcatttcattcattcattttctttcatctaaCTCAGTGACTATTAGTAGCCCTTCCAAGTTTAAAAAGAGGTTCACGAAAATCTAAACTCTCCCCCTCACACCATCCTCGCTCTTAGATGATGACCATTGGGTTATTGACACCGACTATGACAACTACGCCATCCACTACTCGTGCAGACTGGTGGATGCTGACGGCACTTGCTTAGACAGCTACTCCTTCATATTCTCCCGTCACCCGACTGGGCTGAGGCCACAGGACCAGCCTATCGTCACCCAGAAAAAGATGGAGCTCTGCCTGCTGGGAAAATACAGACGTGTTGCACACAACGGTGAGTTGAATGCAACTTGTTCatgtaatgatttattgatCCATGCCTGTtgtgagtctgtctgtctcattcaATAAGATTAAAGACCAACTGAATGATTGACTAAGTTGTGCATGTCCTCGTGGTGACTGTCTGATGGCTGATAAGATGGACATCACTCAATCAAAGAAAGCTAAattctctgtcttctttctaCTGCAGGCTTCTGCCAGAACAGCGAATCTTTGGACACACAGTGATATTTTTTGAAGTAGCCATCTCTAAGACTTTGTGCCCCTCTGCTGGTCTTGGACTGAGTCCCACCAGAGTTTCTCCTCTAAGTCTCTATGTATGTCAACAGAGAAAGTAGCCCATTCTTCTTCTAGAAACTGTCATATTTACATGACTACGCtgtaaatgaaaaggaaagatGACTGTTGAAATTTCTCCATAAgtaaaacatgttaacatgttagtCTCATCCTCAACATCTgtcatatctgtgtttttatttgtataggAACTTAAATATAATTTGAAACAACATTCCCTGTGGAAACCACTGGAACTTGCTGTCTGGCTCCAGTGAGAAAACTGAACATATCAGATCACTTTTCAAACCTTTCAAGCCAATGTGACAAATAATCAGTTGTGAAACTCACTTTTAAGTGAAGCCGAACTCTCAGCATTACTGTAGCTCTCGACTATAACCACTGTGTTTACTACAAAAACAGGTTCACAAGTCACTGGCTTTACTTTTTACACTGAAGGATGCACAGTAAGCATCTTGTAGCACAAAATTACATTACcttaataaatacaaaacttaATAACTCATTTGCTATATAGGCAGAGTAGTTTGGTTGTTGTATGATGTATACTTCTTGATCcagtttttgaaataaaacattcatacCATGTCAGCTTGTTCAATTTTTGATTGCCCTGAAATATTCATCTGTATTCCTGGATTGCAAATAACAAATTCATGTTGTTTCCTTTGGATTCAGTCAGTCAAAATATATCAAAAGCAAAGTAATGcagaatttcattttttaaaattattattctaTCATTTATAATTGTGCAAATAAActacatcaaacaaaaacaaggctCCAAGCAACAGCCTCCTATACTGTAACTGAGCACCTAACATAACATAACTTTAGTGGCAAGTTGTAATGAGTTATATATTAACTATACATTTTATAAGTCATGTTATGATgtctaaataaaatgaaatacatacGTATATATGTGTTATGGGTGGGTTTAAAACTGTCCCACTGGAACAGCCCTTGCACACCACAAACAGCTTTGtttaaacccccccccccccccccccccccccacacacacacacacacacacatttttcctACGATTTTGACAGCTGTTGCTAAACTTTTCGACCTTGACTTTATTGGGGAGCTCTTTTCCATTAGTTATAAAATGCTACATTGGACCGAGTTTTAACACGGTCACATTGTCACAAGTTGACAAATTTCGGCtttcagagaaatgttttgACTGTATGTTGAAATGCCATGAGCTTTGGTACTGATACCAGTAGGTCAGAGTTCTTATTTATCCAGTgaattatctcagcatctgcTGTGTGGATTGGAACAATCTACAGATATTCCTGGCTCTCATGGGGTAAATTCtcctgactttgatgatcccctgaGTTTTCCTCTAGTGAAACCATAAGGTAGACAGTTGTGGTTTAGAGTGACATCATGACGACTATTGAAaagattgtcatgaaatttgacACATATATTCATGGCCACCTCAGTAACTAACATTCCcattagcctcagctgtactttctATTTAGGGCTAAATACCAAAGATTAGGATATGACATAGTAAATTAAGATGGTGAATGAGGTAAACATTgctaaacagcagcatgttatCATGCTGtcattagcatttagttcaaagcacCATTTTATAtgcctcacagagctgataGCGTGGCTGTAggttttta
Above is a window of Lates calcarifer isolate ASB-BC8 linkage group LG23, TLL_Latcal_v3, whole genome shotgun sequence DNA encoding:
- the rbp4 gene encoding retinol-binding protein 4; protein product: MRMLRCIVALCLLAMSWAQDCQVANIQVMQNFDRNRYSGTWYAVGKKDPEGLFLIDNIVAEFIIEEDGKLTAKAKGRVIILNNWEMCADMLATFEETPDPAKFRMKYWGAASYLQTGNDDHWVIDTDYDNYAIHYSCRLVDADGTCLDSYSFIFSRHPTGLRPQDQPIVTQKKMELCLLGKYRRVAHNGFCQNSESLDTQ